A single Gemmatimonadota bacterium DNA region contains:
- a CDS encoding nucleotide sugar dehydrogenase, whose protein sequence is MDNKQRLLDKIADRTAVIGVVGLGYVGLPLAVEFAKAGFKVIGFDVTKSLTDMLNTGKSHIQDVPSAELADVVGRKLFEATTDPKRIKEMDCVSIAVPTPLVKTRDPDMSYVVAATATISDYAHPGMLVVLESTTYPGTTRELMQPKLESAGLKIGSDVFLAFSPERVDPGNPVWHTKNTPKVVGGITPACTEVATALYQSCLDTIVPVTSTETAELVKLLENTFRSVNIGLANEMAIVCEKLGVNVWEVIDAAATKPFGFMKFTPGPGIGGHCIPLDPHYLAWKMRTLNYKTRFIDLASEINSQMPALVVEKVAQALNHEHKSVNGSKVLVLGVAYKKNIDDMRESPALDVIKLLEGRGAKVSFHDPHVPTFREDGHTFTSVELTDAVLKHSDAVVIVTDHDAVNYQRVVDLAPVVVDARNATKGLTSKTGRIVPLSADAA, encoded by the coding sequence ATGGATAACAAGCAGCGTCTTCTCGACAAAATCGCCGACCGCACCGCCGTCATCGGCGTTGTCGGACTTGGCTACGTAGGACTTCCGCTCGCGGTCGAGTTCGCGAAAGCCGGATTCAAGGTCATCGGCTTCGACGTAACCAAGAGCCTGACCGACATGCTCAATACCGGCAAGTCACACATCCAGGACGTTCCATCGGCTGAGCTCGCCGACGTTGTCGGCAGGAAGTTGTTCGAGGCCACGACCGATCCCAAGCGCATCAAGGAGATGGATTGCGTCTCGATCGCCGTTCCGACTCCGCTCGTCAAGACACGCGACCCCGACATGAGCTACGTCGTCGCCGCGACCGCGACCATCAGCGACTACGCACATCCCGGCATGCTCGTAGTGCTCGAGAGCACGACGTATCCCGGCACCACGCGCGAACTGATGCAGCCGAAGCTCGAATCCGCCGGTCTCAAGATCGGTAGCGACGTGTTCCTCGCCTTCAGCCCCGAGCGCGTCGATCCCGGCAATCCGGTCTGGCATACCAAGAACACACCCAAGGTGGTCGGCGGAATAACGCCCGCCTGCACGGAAGTAGCGACTGCGTTGTACCAGAGCTGCCTCGACACCATCGTGCCGGTCACTTCGACCGAGACTGCAGAGCTTGTCAAGCTGCTCGAGAACACCTTCCGTTCGGTCAACATCGGGCTGGCAAACGAGATGGCGATCGTCTGCGAGAAGCTCGGTGTCAACGTCTGGGAAGTGATCGACGCCGCGGCCACCAAGCCGTTCGGCTTCATGAAGTTCACACCGGGCCCTGGAATCGGCGGCCACTGTATCCCGCTCGATCCGCACTACCTCGCCTGGAAGATGCGCACGCTCAACTACAAGACGCGCTTCATCGATCTGGCCAGCGAGATCAATTCGCAGATGCCGGCCCTCGTCGTCGAAAAGGTCGCGCAGGCACTCAATCACGAGCACAAATCAGTGAATGGCAGCAAGGTTCTCGTGCTCGGCGTCGCTTACAAGAAGAACATCGACGACATGCGTGAGAGTCCGGCACTCGACGTGATCAAGCTGCTGGAGGGACGTGGTGCAAAGGTCTCGTTCCACGACCCGCACGTGCCGACGTTCAGGGAGGACGGTCACACCTTCACGAGCGTCGAGTTGACGGATGCCGTGCTCAAGCACTCGGACGCAGTGGTCATCGTCACCGATCACGACGCGGTGAACTATCAGCGAGTCGTCGATCTGGCGCCTGTCGTAGTGGATGCACGCAATGCCACCAAGGGTCTCACGTCCAAGACCGGGCGCATCGTGCCGCTGTCGGCAGACGCGGCCTAG
- a CDS encoding UDP-glucose/GDP-mannose dehydrogenase family protein — translation MNIAVIGTGYVGLVAGACLAETGNAVICADLDEGKISRLKRNEIPIFEPGLDAIVERNQADGRLVFTTDVEAAIADAEVVFIAVGTPPDEDGSADLSHVLAVADTVGRSITRETVVVTKSTVPVGTAPLVKKAVARHARFPFHIVSNPEFLKEGAAVEDFLKPDRVVLGVESEFATTVMGELYAPFVRTGRPVIYMDIASAEMTKYAANGMLATRISFMNEIAALCEATGADVDEVRRGLGSDTRIGPSFLFPGPGYGGSCFPKDVKALVRTGAQSGVPLEILSSVDSSNERQKRRLGEKVRHALLSHVVHEPGRDKLLPDSDLGDSENNHLKGVRVAVWGLSFKPGTDDMREAPALVLIEQLLGWGATVCAHDPAAMEEARRRIGDRGGKICYAETGYDALAGADALVIVTDWNEYRHPDFNRLKATLKRPIVVDGRNLYDPKKMSNVGITYYSIGRQHNGAQEKTA, via the coding sequence ATGAACATCGCTGTAATAGGAACGGGCTATGTCGGCCTGGTCGCCGGGGCGTGCCTCGCTGAAACGGGCAACGCGGTGATCTGCGCCGACCTGGACGAAGGGAAGATCTCACGCCTCAAGCGAAACGAGATCCCGATCTTCGAGCCCGGCCTGGACGCGATCGTCGAAAGGAACCAAGCTGACGGCCGGCTCGTCTTCACCACGGACGTCGAAGCCGCCATCGCGGATGCGGAAGTGGTGTTCATCGCGGTCGGCACGCCGCCGGACGAAGACGGATCCGCTGACCTGTCCCATGTCCTTGCCGTCGCCGACACCGTCGGGCGCTCGATCACGCGCGAGACGGTCGTCGTTACCAAATCCACCGTTCCCGTGGGTACCGCTCCGCTGGTCAAGAAGGCGGTCGCCAGGCACGCGCGGTTTCCGTTCCACATCGTCAGCAATCCCGAGTTTCTCAAAGAGGGCGCCGCTGTCGAGGACTTCCTCAAGCCTGACCGCGTAGTCCTTGGTGTCGAGAGCGAGTTCGCCACCACTGTCATGGGCGAGCTCTACGCTCCGTTCGTGCGCACCGGCCGCCCGGTCATCTACATGGACATCGCGTCTGCTGAGATGACCAAGTACGCCGCAAACGGGATGCTGGCGACCCGGATCAGCTTCATGAACGAGATCGCCGCGCTGTGCGAGGCGACCGGTGCGGATGTCGATGAGGTTCGCCGAGGACTCGGGAGCGATACGCGCATCGGTCCAAGCTTTCTGTTCCCGGGGCCAGGGTATGGCGGAAGCTGCTTCCCCAAGGACGTAAAGGCGCTGGTGCGCACCGGTGCGCAGTCCGGCGTCCCGCTCGAGATACTCAGCTCGGTCGATAGCTCCAACGAGCGTCAGAAGCGACGGCTCGGCGAGAAAGTCCGTCACGCCTTACTGTCTCATGTAGTACATGAACCAGGGCGCGATAAATTGTTGCCGGATAGCGATTTGGGCGATTCAGAAAACAATCACCTCAAAGGCGTTCGCGTGGCCGTCTGGGGGCTTTCGTTCAAGCCGGGAACCGACGACATGCGGGAAGCACCTGCACTCGTTCTGATCGAACAGCTGCTTGGGTGGGGCGCAACTGTCTGCGCGCACGACCCTGCGGCAATGGAAGAAGCTCGTCGCCGGATCGGCGATCGCGGGGGCAAGATCTGCTACGCCGAAACGGGGTACGATGCTCTGGCCGGCGCTGATGCGCTGGTAATCGTTACGGATTGGAACGAATACCGGCACCCGGACTTCAACCGTCTGAAGGCTACGCTCAAGCGGCCGATCGTGGTTGACGGTCGCAATCTGTACGATCCCAAAAAGATGTCCAATGTCGGAATCACTTACTACTCGATAGGACGCCAGCACAACGGCGCCCAGGAAAAAACCGCGTGA
- the bamD gene encoding outer membrane protein assembly factor BamD, which yields MNRARHSFVVLGPLLALALATACHGNFDPKVYASNPESLFAASLKQFNSHHYDDAAKGFEQLTHDLPARDALLPLSYYYLGESQEKNGDHLLAAQSFTRISDAFPDDSLAPTALLAGGRSYAKMWRKPELDPTYGTSALNTFESLVSLYPDSHLVPQANAAIARLDNMFATKDLDVGDHYLRRGAYDSAIIYLKDVIKKHPTATATHKAYLDLLTAYRAIKYDADAKDLCTAALKAYPNDKEVAKQCGSASSAEASTPRT from the coding sequence GTGAACCGTGCTCGCCACTCGTTTGTAGTTCTCGGACCGCTCCTGGCGCTCGCCCTCGCTACGGCGTGCCACGGCAACTTCGATCCAAAGGTGTACGCCAGCAATCCCGAGTCGCTATTTGCGGCGTCACTCAAGCAGTTCAACTCGCATCACTACGACGACGCGGCCAAGGGCTTCGAGCAGCTCACGCACGACCTGCCTGCCCGCGACGCGTTGCTGCCGCTGTCCTACTACTACCTGGGAGAGTCTCAGGAAAAGAACGGTGACCACCTTCTGGCTGCGCAGAGCTTCACTCGCATCTCGGACGCGTTCCCCGACGACAGTCTTGCTCCCACGGCACTTCTCGCCGGCGGGCGGTCGTACGCCAAGATGTGGCGCAAGCCGGAGCTCGATCCCACCTATGGCACGTCTGCGTTGAATACGTTCGAGTCGCTGGTGTCACTGTATCCGGATTCGCATCTGGTGCCGCAGGCGAACGCCGCGATCGCGCGTCTGGACAACATGTTTGCGACCAAGGATCTGGACGTCGGCGACCACTATCTCCGACGTGGCGCATATGATTCGGCGATCATCTACCTCAAGGACGTCATCAAGAAGCACCCGACGGCCACGGCGACACATAAGGCGTACCTCGACTTGCTGACGGCGTATCGCGCGATCAAGTACGACGCAGATGCGAAGGATCTCTGTACAGCAGCGCTCAAGGCCTACCCCAATGACAAGGAGGTTGCCAAGCAGTGCGGCTCGGCGTCTTCGGCGGAAGCTTCGACCCCCCGCACATAG
- the nadD gene encoding nicotinate (nicotinamide) nucleotide adenylyltransferase yields the protein MRLGVFGGSFDPPHIGHYLAAVDAAERLGLDRMLWVPTAQQPLKAGAQHVASADQRFRMVQAAVAENSIFEASRIEIDRPGLSYTVATVQSLVAAFPGVELYLLIGEDAWSRFDEWREPETIRTLVHIEILARKTESEFAGRVVEVSSTEVRARARAGKSVRGFVLDAVAEIIESERLYQW from the coding sequence GTGCGGCTCGGCGTCTTCGGCGGAAGCTTCGACCCCCCGCACATAGGGCACTATCTCGCGGCAGTGGATGCCGCCGAGCGCCTGGGGCTTGATCGCATGCTGTGGGTGCCGACCGCCCAGCAGCCGCTCAAGGCCGGAGCGCAGCACGTCGCGTCGGCTGATCAGCGCTTCAGAATGGTACAGGCTGCGGTTGCAGAGAACTCGATCTTCGAGGCGAGCAGGATCGAAATCGACCGGCCCGGGTTATCTTACACGGTTGCGACCGTACAATCGCTTGTGGCGGCATTCCCGGGCGTGGAGCTGTATCTGCTCATAGGGGAAGATGCCTGGTCGCGCTTCGACGAATGGCGCGAGCCGGAGACTATTCGAACGCTCGTTCATATAGAGATTCTTGCGCGGAAGACGGAGAGTGAATTCGCCGGCCGCGTTGTTGAGGTTTCATCGACTGAGGTCCGCGCGCGGGCGCGTGCGGGGAAGTCGGTGCGCGGCTTCGTGCTGGACGCGGTCGCTGAGATCATCGAATCGGAAAGGTTGTATCAATGGTGA
- the secA gene encoding preprotein translocase subunit SecA yields MTEVTGLIKNVFGTRHDRERRRVQPLVNQINAEYERLHSLSDDELRGQTAKFRAHIKEVTGELEARIAELKEQKHVASSAAEREKLDDELGGSDGRGGLEGQLRDVVARTLEEILPEAFATVREAARRLLGTTVNVTGHDQEWNMVHYDVQLIGGIQLHRGRIAEMATGEGKTLVATLPLYLNALPGRGAHLITVNSYLARRDSQWMGHLYKYLGLTVGCLDDTEPGSYERRMVYECDITYGTNNEFGFDYLRDNMVVSLDQRVQRTHAYAIVDEVDSVLIDEARTPLIISGPVGNEVDEEYARHNPAVARLVRMQGEMANTLAADGERALREGDTETAATLLYKARLGAPKNKRLLKLLNEPGVKQLVQGMELKHIADRRVTASRQEMRDIEEDLLFVLDEKGQAVHLTDRGIDFMSPNDREQFILPDISQQVHLIDHDPEMTPAEKIEQRNKINAEYAAKSEKLHIIHQLLRAHSLYEKDVNYVVQEGEVLIVDEFTGRTMPGRRWSEGLHQAVEAKEGVSVKGETQTLATITIQNYFRMYDKLSGMTGTAETEESEFHQIYKLGVAVIPTNRPVVRDDRNDLVFKTRREKYNAIAEETQRLHELGFPVLVGTVNVDVSETLSKLFKRAGIPHNVLNAKYHQREAEIVAEAGHPGAVTIATNMAGRGTDIKLGEGVTTAKPSKVKDAEGKIVDVMEDGGLHIIGSERHESRRIDRQLRGRAGRQGDPGASQFFLSLEDDLMRLFGSDRIAKLMDAMGAKEGEVLTHSLITRSIEQAQKRVELQNFQSRKRLLEYDDVMNQQREVVYSLRSFALEGGEELRGEAERMIEKAVGKRVETALAETEEDGAFDIELLRQELMQNYMLIVPEFEKAGEWPTTIASARQAAVTAAIAAFEAKMRGLNEFAGRLLSLVMLNVLDEKWKDHLYDLDQLRNAIHYRSWGQQDPLVEYKQEAYTMFVDLMQDMQHTFTERFARAQIVFEGQQGGDGGQPAAPPAPPRPTRHYNALGILEDVEDVTRAATGTDEDMDIGPAETPTQEVAATRADPAVVGLGRQKSLTPQAPAGVPGVSGGAPAGADWTNVKRNDPCPCGSGKKFKKCHGAVMA; encoded by the coding sequence GTGACAGAGGTTACTGGTCTGATCAAGAACGTCTTCGGCACCCGGCACGACAGGGAACGGAGGCGTGTGCAGCCACTGGTCAATCAGATCAACGCTGAATACGAGCGACTGCACTCGCTGTCGGACGACGAGCTGCGCGGCCAGACGGCCAAGTTCCGCGCGCACATCAAGGAAGTCACGGGCGAGCTCGAAGCACGCATCGCCGAGCTGAAGGAGCAGAAGCACGTGGCGAGCTCCGCGGCGGAGCGCGAGAAGCTGGACGACGAGCTGGGCGGATCGGACGGCAGGGGCGGTCTCGAGGGGCAGCTACGCGACGTGGTCGCGCGCACGCTCGAAGAGATCCTCCCAGAAGCGTTCGCCACGGTGCGCGAGGCTGCGCGCCGCCTGCTGGGCACGACGGTGAACGTCACGGGGCACGATCAGGAGTGGAACATGGTCCACTACGACGTGCAGCTCATCGGCGGAATCCAGTTGCATCGCGGACGCATCGCCGAGATGGCGACGGGCGAGGGAAAGACGCTCGTCGCGACGTTGCCACTGTATCTCAACGCGCTGCCGGGCCGCGGCGCGCACCTCATCACCGTCAACTCATACCTGGCCCGCCGCGATTCGCAGTGGATGGGTCATCTCTACAAGTATCTCGGCCTGACAGTCGGCTGTCTGGACGATACCGAGCCGGGCAGCTACGAGCGTCGCATGGTCTACGAGTGCGACATCACGTACGGTACCAACAACGAGTTCGGCTTCGACTATCTGCGCGACAACATGGTGGTGTCGCTGGATCAGCGCGTGCAGCGGACTCATGCGTACGCGATCGTCGATGAAGTCGATTCGGTGCTCATCGACGAGGCGCGCACTCCGCTCATCATCTCGGGGCCGGTCGGTAACGAGGTGGATGAGGAGTATGCACGTCACAACCCCGCAGTCGCGCGGCTCGTGCGCATGCAGGGCGAGATGGCCAACACGCTCGCCGCTGACGGCGAGCGCGCGCTGCGCGAGGGCGACACCGAGACCGCGGCGACGCTGCTGTACAAGGCGCGTCTAGGCGCCCCCAAGAACAAGCGACTCCTCAAGCTGCTGAACGAGCCCGGGGTCAAGCAGCTGGTGCAGGGCATGGAGCTCAAGCATATCGCTGATCGGCGCGTCACGGCGAGCCGTCAGGAAATGCGGGACATCGAGGAAGATCTGCTCTTCGTTCTGGACGAGAAGGGACAGGCGGTCCATCTCACGGACCGCGGCATCGACTTCATGTCGCCGAACGATCGCGAGCAGTTCATCCTCCCCGACATCTCGCAGCAGGTTCATCTGATCGATCACGATCCGGAGATGACACCGGCTGAGAAGATCGAGCAGCGAAACAAGATCAATGCGGAGTACGCAGCCAAGTCCGAGAAGCTGCACATCATCCATCAGCTGCTGCGTGCGCACTCGCTGTACGAGAAGGACGTGAACTACGTCGTGCAGGAAGGCGAGGTTCTGATCGTGGATGAGTTCACGGGCCGTACCATGCCGGGTCGCCGCTGGTCGGAAGGTCTGCATCAGGCCGTCGAGGCGAAGGAAGGCGTGAGCGTGAAGGGCGAGACTCAGACTCTCGCGACGATCACGATTCAGAATTACTTCCGCATGTATGACAAGTTGTCCGGTATGACCGGCACAGCAGAGACGGAAGAATCCGAGTTCCATCAGATCTACAAGCTTGGTGTCGCTGTAATTCCGACGAACCGTCCCGTCGTGCGCGACGATCGCAACGATCTCGTCTTCAAGACACGCCGCGAGAAGTACAACGCGATAGCTGAAGAGACGCAGCGACTGCACGAGCTCGGTTTCCCGGTGCTCGTCGGAACGGTGAACGTCGATGTTTCCGAGACACTGTCCAAGCTGTTCAAGCGCGCCGGCATTCCGCACAACGTGCTCAACGCCAAGTACCACCAGCGCGAGGCCGAGATAGTCGCCGAGGCAGGTCATCCCGGCGCAGTCACGATCGCGACCAACATGGCCGGCCGCGGAACGGACATCAAGCTTGGCGAAGGTGTAACGACGGCCAAGCCGTCCAAGGTGAAGGACGCCGAGGGCAAGATCGTCGACGTGATGGAGGATGGCGGACTTCACATAATCGGATCGGAGCGGCACGAGTCGCGGCGCATCGACCGGCAGTTGCGCGGTCGTGCGGGACGTCAGGGTGATCCCGGCGCCTCGCAGTTCTTCCTGTCGCTCGAAGACGATCTCATGCGTCTCTTCGGATCCGATCGCATCGCGAAGCTGATGGATGCGATGGGGGCGAAGGAGGGCGAGGTGCTCACTCACTCGCTCATTACACGGTCGATCGAGCAGGCACAGAAGCGCGTGGAGTTGCAGAACTTCCAGTCACGCAAGCGTCTGCTCGAATATGACGACGTGATGAATCAGCAGCGCGAGGTTGTGTACTCGCTGCGGTCGTTCGCGCTGGAAGGTGGTGAGGAACTGCGCGGCGAGGCGGAGCGCATGATCGAGAAGGCCGTCGGCAAGCGCGTCGAGACGGCACTTGCGGAGACCGAGGAGGACGGCGCATTCGACATCGAGCTTCTGCGTCAGGAGCTGATGCAGAATTACATGCTGATCGTTCCCGAGTTCGAGAAGGCGGGCGAATGGCCGACGACGATCGCATCCGCGCGCCAGGCTGCGGTGACTGCGGCTATCGCGGCGTTCGAAGCGAAGATGCGCGGACTCAACGAATTTGCCGGTCGTCTGCTGTCGCTCGTGATGCTGAACGTTTTGGACGAGAAGTGGAAGGATCATCTCTACGATCTGGATCAGCTGCGTAACGCGATCCACTATCGCTCATGGGGCCAGCAGGATCCGCTCGTCGAGTACAAGCAGGAAGCGTACACGATGTTCGTGGACCTGATGCAGGACATGCAGCACACGTTCACCGAGCGCTTCGCGCGCGCGCAGATTGTGTTCGAGGGTCAGCAGGGTGGCGACGGTGGCCAGCCCGCGGCACCGCCAGCGCCGCCGCGCCCGACACGGCATTACAACGCGCTCGGAATTCTGGAAGACGTCGAAGACGTTACGCGCGCGGCGACGGGCACCGACGAGGACATGGACATCGGTCCCGCGGAAACCCCGACGCAGGAAGTCGCGGCAACGCGTGCCGATCCCGCGGTCGTCGGGCTGGGCCGGCAGAAGTCGCTCACGCCGCAAGCGCCCGCTGGTGTGCCAGGCGTCTCCGGCGGCGCACCCGCCGGTGCAGACTGGACGAACGTGAAGCGCAACGATCCATGTCCGTGCGGTTCCGGCAAGAAGTTCAAGAAGTGTCACGGGGCCGTGATGGCGTAA
- the radC gene encoding DNA repair protein RadC → MSAISIREIPVTERPRERLKQHGAQALSAVELVAILFGSGGEGRSAIDLARDVLAASQGSLRRLSSRPVASLTSVAGVGPARAITVHAALELGRRMMAEQREQGRPMREARDVYDAYSARMQDLPVEEFHIATLDAQHRLENDILVTRGILNSSLVHAREVFRQAIAENAYAVILIHNHPSGDPTPSPEDRVVTSQLVSAGKLLGIDVLDHIIIGRGRFTSFAESGILV, encoded by the coding sequence ATGTCCGCCATTTCAATTCGCGAAATTCCCGTAACCGAACGCCCGCGTGAGCGGCTCAAGCAACATGGTGCTCAGGCGCTGAGCGCTGTCGAGCTGGTCGCGATCCTCTTTGGTTCAGGTGGCGAGGGGCGGTCCGCGATAGATCTCGCACGTGACGTTCTCGCAGCGTCGCAAGGCTCTCTGCGACGGCTGTCATCGCGCCCCGTCGCTTCACTCACTTCCGTTGCGGGCGTTGGACCTGCGCGCGCGATCACGGTCCACGCTGCGCTCGAACTCGGCCGCAGAATGATGGCCGAGCAGCGGGAGCAGGGAAGGCCGATGCGCGAAGCGCGCGACGTGTACGATGCATACTCGGCTCGGATGCAGGATCTTCCGGTAGAGGAGTTTCACATAGCGACGCTCGATGCACAACACAGGCTCGAGAACGACATTCTCGTCACGCGGGGAATACTGAACTCGTCGCTCGTTCACGCGCGTGAAGTATTTCGCCAGGCGATCGCGGAAAACGCATATGCGGTGATTCTCATCCACAATCACCCGTCCGGTGACCCGACTCCGTCGCCGGAGGACAGGGTGGTCACCTCGCAGCTGGTATCGGCCGGCAAGCTGCTCGGCATCGACGTCCTCGACCACATTATCATCGGCAGAGGTCGGTTCACCAGCTTCGCGGAGAGCGGCATCCTCGTGTGA
- a CDS encoding bifunctional (p)ppGpp synthetase/guanosine-3',5'-bis(diphosphate) 3'-pyrophosphohydrolase, translating into MAGSGLIPGWDFVVDPLPERIDVEQLLRAYRFSEDAHRGQKRQSGEDYVLHCVAVAKILAGLNLDTTTVIAGLVHDVIEDTRFTLADIELEFGKEVAGIVDGLTKIEHLPAHAPRDAQVENYRKLLLSIAKDARVIIIKLADRLHNMRTLESLPEEKRRRIAQETRDLYAPLAHRFGMAQVRWELEDLAFKHLETDAYRHLARLVAQKRAERDDLVERMRKPLTAEMARAGITDVEITGRPKHLWSIYKKMVNRDKPYEEIYDLLAIRVLVNSVPDCYHALGVIHDGWTPVQERIKDYIAQPKSNGYQSLHTTVFGPGRQLFEIQIRTREMHRTAEYGIAAHWRFKENARNSDELDRHLQWFRQVLELQLDAKTPDEFLEFLKLDLYQDEIFVFTPTGDVIQLPKGATPIDFAFAVHTEVGLHCNGARVNGRMAPLSRELKNSDTVEIIASPSARPNRDWLAHVRTGRARHRIKQRLRMEEQKASIKLGREMIDKEAKRRRVLRPTDDDLDTAAKTLKLNDRGHLVSAVGQGELSGRDVIRSLHPEIDTELEPPRPNRLERLVDRVRGTGRGVRIQGADGLLVRYAQCCQPVPGDPVSGYVTRGRGVSIHRADCPNLMLLDDEPERRLEIDWQEVQGERFLVRLAVEASDRRGLYADIATAVSETKTDIRSFELRSEDARVFGMIEVQVENLPHLRKTLRAIRRVKGVTEVSRREQTSE; encoded by the coding sequence ATGGCCGGGAGCGGGCTCATCCCCGGCTGGGACTTCGTCGTCGATCCGCTTCCCGAGCGGATCGACGTGGAGCAGCTTCTGCGCGCCTACCGGTTCAGCGAGGATGCGCACCGGGGCCAGAAGCGGCAATCGGGAGAGGATTACGTACTCCACTGCGTCGCGGTCGCCAAGATCCTGGCGGGGCTCAACCTCGACACCACGACCGTCATCGCGGGTCTCGTTCACGATGTGATCGAGGACACCCGCTTCACCCTCGCCGACATCGAACTGGAGTTCGGCAAGGAAGTCGCGGGGATCGTGGATGGGCTCACCAAGATCGAGCACCTGCCGGCGCATGCGCCGCGCGACGCGCAGGTCGAGAACTATCGCAAGCTGCTCCTCTCGATCGCCAAGGATGCGCGCGTCATCATCATCAAGCTCGCCGATCGCCTGCACAACATGCGCACGCTCGAGTCGCTTCCGGAAGAGAAGCGCCGGCGCATCGCGCAGGAGACGCGCGATCTGTACGCGCCACTGGCCCACCGTTTCGGAATGGCGCAGGTCCGCTGGGAGCTCGAGGATCTCGCGTTCAAGCATCTCGAGACGGATGCATATCGCCACCTTGCGCGTCTCGTGGCGCAGAAGCGTGCGGAGCGCGACGATCTCGTCGAGCGGATGCGGAAGCCGCTCACCGCGGAAATGGCGCGAGCCGGAATCACCGACGTGGAGATCACCGGACGACCGAAGCATCTCTGGTCCATCTACAAGAAGATGGTGAATCGCGACAAGCCATACGAGGAGATATACGATCTTCTCGCGATTCGCGTGCTCGTGAACAGTGTGCCTGATTGTTACCACGCGCTTGGCGTCATCCACGACGGGTGGACGCCGGTTCAGGAACGTATCAAGGACTACATCGCGCAGCCGAAGTCGAACGGATACCAGTCGCTGCACACGACTGTATTCGGACCCGGCAGGCAATTGTTCGAGATCCAGATACGTACGCGCGAAATGCACCGCACGGCGGAATACGGAATCGCGGCGCACTGGCGCTTCAAGGAAAACGCGCGCAACTCCGACGAGCTCGACCGGCATCTCCAGTGGTTCCGGCAGGTGCTCGAACTTCAGCTCGATGCCAAGACGCCGGACGAGTTTCTCGAGTTCCTGAAGCTGGATCTGTACCAGGACGAGATATTCGTATTCACGCCGACTGGTGATGTGATCCAGCTTCCCAAGGGCGCGACGCCGATCGATTTCGCGTTCGCCGTGCACACGGAAGTTGGCCTCCATTGCAACGGTGCGCGAGTGAATGGGCGCATGGCGCCGCTCTCGCGCGAGCTCAAGAACTCCGACACGGTCGAGATAATCGCGTCACCGTCGGCGCGTCCGAATCGTGACTGGCTCGCGCACGTACGCACGGGCCGCGCGCGGCATCGCATCAAGCAGCGCCTCCGGATGGAGGAGCAGAAGGCGTCGATCAAGCTGGGCCGCGAGATGATCGACAAGGAAGCAAAGCGTCGCCGGGTGCTGCGTCCGACCGATGACGACCTCGACACGGCGGCGAAGACGCTCAAGCTCAACGATCGCGGACACCTCGTGAGCGCCGTCGGTCAGGGGGAGCTGAGTGGTCGCGACGTCATCCGCAGTCTGCATCCGGAAATCGATACGGAACTCGAGCCGCCGCGGCCGAATCGGCTGGAGCGGTTGGTCGATCGCGTGCGGGGGACCGGTCGCGGCGTGCGGATTCAGGGCGCCGATGGGTTGCTCGTGCGCTATGCGCAATGTTGTCAACCGGTGCCCGGCGATCCTGTCTCGGGTTACGTAACGCGCGGACGCGGCGTGAGCATTCACCGCGCCGACTGCCCCAACCTCATGCTCCTGGACGACGAGCCGGAGCGCAGGCTCGAAATAGACTGGCAGGAGGTACAGGGCGAGCGATTCCTCGTGCGGTTGGCAGTCGAGGCGAGCGACCGCCGCGGGCTGTACGCGGACATTGCGACCGCGGTCAGCGAGACCAAGACCGATATCAGAAGCTTCGAGCTGCGCAGCGAGGATGCGCGCGTGTTCGGCATGATAGAGGTGCAGGTCGAGAATCTTCCACATCTCCGCAAGACGCTGCGCGCAATCAGGCGCGTGAAGGGTGTCACAGAAGTGTCGCGGCGAGAGCAGACGTCGGAGTAG